One window of Rhodopirellula bahusiensis genomic DNA carries:
- a CDS encoding calcium/sodium antiporter: MNGIIALQILGGVLLLLVGGEWVVRGASRLAIAAKLSPLFVGLTVVSLGTSAPEMAVSFTTALRGQADITIGNVVGSNLFNMLMIVGFSALFAPLPVDRQITRFDVPVMISACLAMLVASLNGIIGRLDGIGLILIMVGYFAISYRLGKKSGEQPIGDDLLSPEIVEEAAQTLGRRVAVIIWQLILLSAGVAALVFGCDLFVDGAVSMARILGVSELVIGLTIVSAGTSLPELVTSVAATIKGERGIAIGNAVGSTTLNIVAVLGITSVIAPSGLNVAPEIMGLDMPLMVIAAILSWVLYRTGRTIARWEGVLMILIYCGYVGYLLKTNGAFG, from the coding sequence ATGAATGGCATCATTGCACTACAGATTCTCGGCGGCGTCCTCCTCCTCTTAGTCGGAGGCGAGTGGGTCGTTCGCGGCGCGTCCCGTTTGGCGATCGCGGCGAAGCTCAGTCCACTGTTCGTGGGACTGACGGTCGTGTCGCTCGGCACTAGCGCTCCTGAAATGGCCGTCTCTTTCACGACCGCCCTTCGCGGACAAGCCGACATCACGATCGGCAACGTCGTCGGCAGCAACCTGTTCAACATGTTGATGATCGTCGGCTTCAGCGCCCTGTTTGCGCCTCTTCCGGTCGATCGCCAGATCACGCGATTCGACGTTCCTGTGATGATCTCCGCATGCCTCGCGATGTTGGTCGCATCCTTGAACGGAATCATCGGTCGGTTGGACGGAATCGGGTTGATCCTGATCATGGTTGGCTACTTCGCAATTTCATACCGACTGGGAAAGAAGTCGGGCGAACAACCCATCGGCGACGACCTATTGTCTCCGGAGATCGTGGAAGAAGCCGCTCAAACGTTGGGTCGACGAGTCGCTGTCATCATCTGGCAACTCATCCTGCTGAGTGCCGGTGTTGCTGCCCTGGTCTTCGGATGCGACCTGTTCGTCGATGGTGCGGTTTCCATGGCTCGTATCCTGGGTGTGTCGGAACTGGTCATTGGATTGACCATTGTGTCGGCGGGAACATCGCTGCCTGAGCTGGTCACTTCCGTGGCTGCGACCATCAAAGGAGAACGCGGAATCGCGATTGGCAATGCCGTCGGCAGCACGACGCTCAACATCGTCGCCGTGCTCGGCATCACCTCCGTGATCGCCCCCAGTGGTCTGAACGTTGCTCCCGAAATCATGGGGCTCGACATGCCGTTGATGGTGATCGCCGCGATTTTGAGTTGGGTGCTCTATCGCACGGGCCGAACGATCGCGCGGTGGGAAGGCGTGCTGATGATCCTGATCTACTGCGGCTACGTCGGCTACTTATTGAAGACAAACGGAGCCTTCGGATGA